Proteins from a genomic interval of Panthera tigris isolate Pti1 chromosome A2, P.tigris_Pti1_mat1.1, whole genome shotgun sequence:
- the TIMP4 gene encoding metalloproteinase inhibitor 4: MPRSPRTAPSWALLLRLLALLRPPGMSEACSCAPAHPQQHVCHSALAIRAKISSEKVVPASADPTDTQKMIRYEIKQIKMFKGFEKVKDVQYIYTPFDSSLCGVKLEANSQKQYLLTGQILSDGKVFIHLCNYIEPWENLSFLQRESLNHHYHLNCGCQITTCYTVPCTISAPNECLWTDWLLERKLYGYQAQHYICMKHVDGTCSWYQGRLPLRKEFVDIIQP; the protein is encoded by the exons ATGCCCCGGAGCCCCCGGACCGCGCCGAGCTGGGCGCTGTTGCTGCGGCTGCTGGCACTGCTGCGGCCGCCAGGGATGAGCGAGGCGTGCAGCTGCGCCCCTGCGCACCCCCAGCAGCACGTCTGCCACTCAGCGCTCG CCATACGGGCCAAAATCTCCAGTGAGAAGGTAGTTCCTGCCAGTGCAGACCCCACTGACACTCAAAAAATGATCCGGTATGAAATCAAACAGATAAAG ATGTTTAAAGGGTTTGAGAAAGTCAAGGATGTTCAGTATATCTATACACCTTTTGATTCCTCTCTCTGTGGTGTAAAACTAGAAGCTAACAGCCAGAAGCAATATCTCTTGACTG GTCAGATCCTCAGTGATGGAAAAGTCTTCATCCATCTGTGTAACTACATCGAACCTTGGGAGAACCTGTCCTTTTTGCAGAGAGAAAGTCTGAATCACCACTACCATCTGAACTGTGGCTGCCAA ATTACCACCTGCTATACAGTGCCCTGTACCATCTCCGCCCCCAATGAGTGCCTCTGGACAGACTGGCTGTTGGAACGGAAGCTCTATGGGTACCAGGCCCAGCATTATATCTGCATGAAGCATGTCGATGGCACCTGCAGCTGGTACCAGGGCCGCCTGCCCCTCAGGAAGGAGTTTGTTGACATCATCCAGCCCTAG